A region from the Mesorhizobium sp. J8 genome encodes:
- a CDS encoding cisplatin damage response ATP-dependent DNA ligase produces MNRFAELLDRLVLTPSRNGKLTLLTDYFRTVEDPDRGLALAAITGDLNIAAVKPAMLRALVVERMDPVLFGYSYDYVGDLAETVSLVWPQPQGHIPNQVPTLAEVVGRLQAASRSDGPRVLARLLDDASISARFAIIKLVTGGLRIGVSARLAKQALADLGQVDVAEIEELWHGLAPPYSELFAWLEGRAEKPRSAALALFRPVMLSNAVDDKDLEKLDPADYAAEWKWDGIRVQAVCEGGVRRLYSRTGDDVSGAFPDLAAAMNFEAALDGELLVGDPREATGTFSDLQQRLNRKSVSPKIQQQYPAFMRCYDALQIDGEDLRALPFAERRKRLEAFVGTLDPGRFDLSPLVAFADWETLERLRQAPPHPIIEGVMLKRWDSPYLAGRPKGPWFKWKRDPHTIDAVLMYAQRGHGKRSSFYSDYTFGVWSGPEGSEELVPVGKAYFGFTDEELREIDKYVRDNTIERFGPVRSVRADRRNGLVLEVAFEGLNRSTRHKSGVAMRFPRISRLRWDKPAAEADRIETLQALLDR; encoded by the coding sequence ATGAACCGCTTCGCCGAGCTCCTTGACCGTCTCGTGCTGACGCCGTCGCGCAACGGCAAGCTGACGCTGCTGACCGACTATTTCCGCACTGTTGAAGACCCCGATCGCGGGCTGGCGCTGGCGGCGATCACCGGCGATCTCAACATCGCGGCGGTGAAGCCGGCGATGCTGCGGGCGCTGGTGGTCGAGCGCATGGACCCGGTGTTGTTCGGCTATTCCTATGACTATGTCGGCGACCTCGCCGAGACCGTGTCGCTGGTCTGGCCGCAACCGCAAGGGCATATTCCCAACCAGGTGCCGACGCTGGCCGAAGTGGTCGGCAGGCTGCAGGCGGCAAGCCGCTCCGACGGGCCAAGGGTGTTGGCGCGGCTCCTCGACGACGCCAGCATCTCGGCGCGCTTTGCCATCATCAAGCTGGTCACGGGCGGCCTGCGCATCGGCGTGTCGGCGCGACTCGCCAAGCAGGCGCTGGCCGATCTCGGCCAGGTCGACGTCGCCGAGATCGAGGAGCTCTGGCACGGGTTGGCGCCGCCCTACAGCGAACTCTTCGCCTGGCTGGAGGGCCGGGCGGAAAAGCCGAGGAGTGCTGCGCTTGCGCTGTTTCGGCCGGTGATGCTCTCCAATGCCGTCGATGACAAGGACCTCGAAAAGCTCGACCCGGCCGACTATGCGGCGGAATGGAAGTGGGACGGCATCCGTGTGCAGGCAGTGTGCGAAGGCGGCGTGCGCCGGCTTTACTCGCGCACCGGCGACGATGTTTCGGGCGCCTTCCCGGATCTTGCCGCGGCCATGAATTTCGAAGCGGCGCTTGATGGCGAGCTTTTGGTCGGCGACCCGCGCGAGGCGACCGGAACCTTCTCCGACCTGCAGCAGCGACTGAACCGCAAGAGCGTGTCGCCAAAGATCCAGCAACAATATCCGGCCTTCATGCGCTGCTACGACGCGCTGCAGATCGACGGCGAGGATCTGCGCGCGCTGCCCTTCGCCGAGCGCCGCAAGCGGCTCGAAGCTTTCGTCGGGACGCTTGATCCCGGCCGCTTCGATCTCTCGCCGCTGGTCGCGTTCGCCGACTGGGAGACGCTTGAGCGGCTGCGCCAGGCGCCGCCGCATCCGATCATCGAAGGGGTGATGCTGAAGCGCTGGGATTCGCCCTACCTCGCCGGCCGGCCGAAGGGCCCGTGGTTCAAGTGGAAGCGCGATCCGCACACAATCGACGCGGTGCTGATGTATGCGCAGCGCGGCCACGGCAAGCGCTCCAGCTTCTATTCAGACTACACGTTCGGCGTCTGGTCCGGCCCCGAGGGATCCGAGGAACTGGTCCCTGTCGGCAAGGCCTATTTCGGCTTCACCGACGAGGAGCTGAGAGAGATCGACAAATATGTGCGCGACAACACGATAGAGCGTTTCGGGCCGGTGCGTTCGGTGCGCGCCGACCGCAGGAACGGCCTGGTGCTGGAGGTGGCGTTCGAAGGCCTCAACCGCTCGACCCGCCACAAATCTGGCGTTGCCATGCGTTTTCCGCGTATCTCGCGGCTGCGCTGGGACAAGCCGGCTGCCGAGGCCGACCGCATCGAGACGCTGCAGGCGCTGCTGGATCGTTAA
- a CDS encoding ligase-associated DNA damage response exonuclease gives MRASDLLKSRPEGLYCPPGDFFIDPVRPVGRALITHGHSDHARSGHRSVLATQQTLDIMGLRYGEDFAGTTQAAALGKTLDINGVAVTFHPAGHVLGSAQICVEHQGMRIVASGDYKRQKDATCLPFEPIQCDVFITEATFGLPVFRHPPDHEEIARVLKSAAQFPERSHLIGAYALGKAQRVMRLLRDAGYDRPIYIHGALAKLSEYYQNQGIDLGQLEPATVESGSKADFAGAIVVGPPSAFADRWARRFPDPISCFASGWMRIRQRAKQGGVELPLIISDHADWDELIITIKETGAEEIWVTHGREEALVRWCELEGITARPLHLVGYEDEGD, from the coding sequence ATGCGCGCCAGCGACCTGCTCAAATCCCGGCCGGAGGGGCTCTACTGCCCGCCCGGCGATTTCTTCATCGATCCGGTGCGGCCCGTCGGGCGGGCGCTGATCACGCATGGCCATTCCGACCATGCGCGCTCCGGCCATCGCTCGGTGCTTGCGACGCAACAGACGCTCGACATCATGGGGCTCCGCTATGGCGAGGATTTTGCAGGCACGACGCAGGCGGCCGCGCTTGGCAAAACGCTCGACATCAACGGCGTCGCCGTCACCTTCCATCCGGCCGGCCATGTGCTTGGCTCGGCGCAGATCTGCGTCGAACACCAGGGCATGCGCATCGTCGCCTCCGGCGACTACAAGCGGCAGAAGGACGCCACCTGCCTGCCGTTCGAACCCATCCAATGCGATGTCTTCATCACCGAAGCCACCTTCGGCCTGCCGGTGTTCCGCCATCCGCCGGACCATGAGGAGATCGCGCGCGTGCTCAAATCGGCGGCGCAATTCCCCGAACGCTCGCATCTGATCGGCGCCTATGCGCTCGGCAAGGCGCAACGCGTGATGCGGCTTTTGCGCGACGCCGGCTACGACAGGCCGATCTATATCCATGGCGCGCTGGCCAAGCTCAGCGAATATTATCAAAACCAGGGCATCGATCTCGGCCAGCTCGAGCCGGCGACGGTGGAAAGCGGCAGCAAGGCCGATTTCGCCGGTGCCATCGTCGTCGGCCCGCCGTCCGCCTTCGCCGACCGCTGGGCGCGGCGTTTCCCCGATCCGATCTCCTGCTTCGCCTCGGGCTGGATGCGTATCCGCCAACGCGCCAAGCAGGGCGGCGTCGAGCTGCCGCTGATCATTTCCGACCACGCCGACTGGGACGAGCTGATCATCACGATCAAGGAGACCGGCGCGGAAGAAATCTGGGTCACGCATGGCCGCGAGGAGGCGCTGGTGCGCTGGTGCGAGCTGGAGGGCATCACGGCGAGGCCGCTGCATCTCGTGGGATATGAGGACGAGGGCGATTGA
- a CDS encoding class I SAM-dependent DNA methyltransferase — protein sequence MKPLQASSGDLNADRRADFAEMLLASGQPAQAAELLLGALELAPRWAAGWFRLGEMQEAAGLLDQAAQAWAMALKLEPADRLGAALKLQLIGKAPAAEAPPSAFVETLFDHYADSFEDSLVKKLGYGLPDFLARALARARPGRFRLALDLGCGTGLMGERLRPFVDRLEGYDISAGMLRKAKAKDIYDRLTKADLQHFSHAGDRADLVVAADVFIYLGALDRIVGAIAGMLAEGGLFAFSLETLAGGGDFALLPSRRYAHSEAYARQLLAANGLAVLSLESMVIRYDRRDPVEGLAIVAGFPASGRNPANR from the coding sequence ATGAAACCGCTCCAGGCCTCGTCGGGCGATTTGAATGCCGACCGTCGCGCCGATTTCGCCGAGATGCTGCTCGCCTCGGGCCAGCCAGCGCAGGCGGCCGAGCTTCTGCTCGGCGCGCTGGAACTCGCGCCGCGATGGGCCGCGGGCTGGTTTCGCCTCGGCGAGATGCAGGAGGCGGCAGGCCTGCTCGACCAGGCCGCGCAGGCCTGGGCCATGGCGCTGAAGCTGGAGCCCGCGGACCGACTTGGCGCCGCGCTGAAGCTTCAACTGATCGGCAAGGCGCCCGCCGCCGAGGCGCCGCCCAGCGCCTTTGTCGAGACCTTGTTCGATCACTATGCCGACAGTTTCGAGGACTCGCTTGTCAAGAAGCTCGGCTACGGGCTGCCGGATTTTCTCGCGCGCGCCCTCGCCAGGGCAAGGCCTGGCCGGTTCCGGCTGGCCCTTGACCTCGGCTGCGGCACCGGCTTGATGGGTGAGAGGCTGCGGCCGTTCGTTGACCGGCTGGAAGGCTACGACATCTCGGCCGGCATGCTGAGGAAGGCGAAAGCCAAGGACATCTACGATCGGCTGACAAAGGCCGACCTTCAACATTTCTCCCATGCCGGCGACAGGGCCGATCTCGTGGTCGCGGCCGACGTGTTCATCTATCTCGGCGCCCTCGACCGCATAGTCGGCGCCATTGCCGGCATGCTTGCCGAGGGCGGTCTGTTCGCCTTTTCGCTCGAGACGCTTGCCGGCGGCGGCGATTTCGCCCTTTTGCCGTCGCGGCGTTATGCCCACTCCGAGGCCTATGCGCGGCAATTGCTTGCGGCGAACGGACTTGCGGTCCTGTCGCTGGAGAGCATGGTCATCCGGTACGACCGGCGTGATCCGGTCGAAGGCCTGGCGATCGTGGCCGGCTTCCCGGCTTCGGGGAGGAATCCGGCTAACCGATGA
- a CDS encoding GTPase, giving the protein MNLMDLGDRICILGPSNSGKSTLANAIARKRALEPVHLDVLFHLPNTDWEPRSQSEFIALHDAAIAGERWVMDGNYSVCMPQRFARATGLILLDISTPASLLRYFRRTLFETGRLGALEGGRDSVKWDMIRHIAVVTPRNRQRYRTMFEELDLPKLRLASIKAIKRCFHAWGLTLN; this is encoded by the coding sequence ATGAACCTCATGGACCTCGGCGACCGCATCTGCATTCTGGGACCGTCCAACAGCGGCAAGTCCACGCTCGCCAACGCGATCGCGCGCAAGCGCGCCCTGGAGCCCGTGCACCTCGACGTGCTTTTTCATTTGCCCAACACGGACTGGGAGCCGCGTTCACAGAGCGAATTCATTGCCCTGCACGATGCCGCCATCGCCGGCGAGCGCTGGGTGATGGACGGAAACTATTCGGTCTGCATGCCGCAGCGCTTTGCGCGGGCGACAGGCTTGATCCTGCTCGACATCTCCACCCCTGCCAGTCTGCTGCGTTACTTTCGGCGAACGCTGTTCGAAACCGGGAGGCTGGGCGCTCTCGAAGGCGGACGCGATAGCGTCAAATGGGATATGATCCGCCACATCGCAGTGGTCACGCCGCGAAATCGCCAGCGATACCGGACGATGTTCGAGGAACTCGACCTGCCGAAACTGCGGCTCGCCTCCATAAAAGCGATCAAGCGATGCTTTCACGCCTGGGGTTTGACCCTGAACTAA
- a CDS encoding 2-hydroxyacid dehydrogenase: MEKGKILLALTGIHPQRWHELLSAEREVVLEPNGADDPSITYAVVWKQKPNLLKSLPNLRAIFSIGAGVDHVFADPGLPDVPIVKIVADNLTQHMVEYVVWRVLDHHRQASLYRAQQQKKIWHEPPQRVAGDISVGIMGLGSLGRAAASALKSLGFAVNGWSRSERPMQGVSTYSGDAGLIPFLNATDILVVLLPLTPQTQGIVNYGLLKELRRRNGLGGAVLINAGRGRLQKDADIVRALDDGTLKEASLDVFEVEPLPKTSRLWSHPKVFVTPHAAATSDPAHLVPIMLRQMAAFERGERLDNLVDREAGY; the protein is encoded by the coding sequence ATGGAAAAAGGCAAAATCCTGCTTGCCCTCACCGGCATCCACCCGCAGCGCTGGCACGAGCTGCTCTCGGCCGAGCGCGAGGTCGTGCTGGAGCCGAACGGCGCCGACGACCCGTCGATCACCTATGCGGTGGTGTGGAAGCAGAAGCCCAACCTTCTTAAGTCGCTGCCCAATCTGCGCGCCATCTTTTCGATCGGCGCCGGCGTCGACCATGTCTTTGCCGATCCCGGCCTGCCCGACGTGCCGATCGTCAAGATCGTTGCCGACAATCTTACCCAGCACATGGTCGAATATGTCGTCTGGCGCGTGCTCGACCACCATCGCCAGGCCTCGCTTTACCGGGCCCAGCAGCAGAAGAAGATCTGGCACGAGCCGCCGCAACGGGTGGCCGGCGACATCTCCGTCGGCATTATGGGGCTCGGCAGCCTTGGCCGCGCCGCGGCTTCGGCGCTCAAGTCGCTCGGCTTCGCCGTCAATGGCTGGTCGCGCAGCGAGCGGCCGATGCAAGGCGTTTCGACCTATTCCGGCGACGCGGGGCTGATCCCGTTCCTCAACGCCACCGATATCCTGGTGGTGCTGTTGCCGCTGACGCCGCAAACCCAAGGCATCGTCAATTACGGGCTGCTCAAGGAACTGCGCCGGCGCAATGGCCTCGGCGGCGCCGTGCTGATCAATGCCGGGCGCGGCCGCCTGCAGAAGGACGCCGACATCGTGCGCGCGCTGGACGACGGCACGCTGAAGGAAGCGAGCCTAGACGTGTTCGAAGTCGAGCCGCTGCCGAAGACCAGCCGGCTGTGGAGCCATCCGAAAGTGTTCGTCACGCCGCATGCGGCGGCGACCTCGGACCCGGCCCACCTGGTACCGATCATGCTTCGCCAGATGGCGGCCTTCGAGCGCGGCGAAAGGCTCGACAATTTGGTCGACCGCGAAGCGGGGTATTAG
- a CDS encoding ABC transporter ATP-binding protein, translating into MSEALLSVQDLSVAFAQGGKQSIAVDHVSFDIAKGETVALVGESGSGKSVSALSVLKLLPYPAASHPSGRILFGGADLLAMDEKALRGVRGNKITMIFQEPMTSLNPLHTIEQQIVEVLQLHQGMRDQAARARTLELLTEVGIRDPQKRLDAYPHQLSGGQRQRVMIAMALANEPELLIADEPTTALDVTVQAQILELLAALKSRKGMSMLFITHDLGIVRKIADRVCVMTKGKIVETGPTREIFANPQHPYTKHLLAAEPKGKPPAADPGAKSVMTGQDIKVWFPIKKGFFRKTVDHVKAVDGIDVTVRAGQTLGVVGESGSGKTTLGLALARMISSTGTITFNGRDIDQLSFSAMRPLRRELQIVFQDPFGSLSPRLSVSEIIEEGLKIHEPNLSADQRDDKVVAVLKEVGLDPETRHRYPHEFSGGQRQRVAIARAMVLNPRFVMLDEPTSALDMSVQAQVVDLLRSLQAKHNLAYLFISHDLKVVRALANDVIVMRNGQIVEAGPSEQIFSSPQTDYTRALMAAAFKIETAPTGVVSE; encoded by the coding sequence ATGAGCGAAGCCCTGCTGTCCGTCCAAGATCTGAGCGTCGCCTTCGCGCAGGGCGGCAAGCAATCGATCGCCGTAGACCATGTCTCCTTCGACATAGCCAAGGGCGAGACGGTTGCCCTGGTCGGCGAATCCGGCTCGGGCAAATCGGTGTCGGCGCTGTCGGTGCTGAAGCTCCTGCCCTATCCCGCCGCCAGCCACCCCTCGGGCAGGATCCTGTTCGGCGGCGCCGACCTGCTCGCCATGGACGAGAAGGCGTTGCGCGGAGTGCGCGGCAACAAGATCACCATGATCTTCCAGGAGCCGATGACCTCGCTCAACCCGCTGCACACGATCGAGCAGCAGATCGTCGAGGTGCTGCAGCTCCATCAGGGTATGCGCGATCAGGCCGCCCGCGCGCGCACGCTGGAGCTGCTCACCGAGGTCGGCATCCGCGATCCGCAAAAGCGCCTCGACGCCTATCCGCATCAGCTCTCCGGCGGCCAGCGCCAGCGCGTCATGATCGCCATGGCGCTCGCCAACGAGCCCGAGCTTCTGATCGCGGACGAGCCGACGACCGCGCTCGACGTCACCGTGCAGGCGCAGATCCTCGAATTGCTGGCGGCGTTGAAAAGCCGCAAGGGCATGTCGATGCTGTTCATCACCCACGACCTCGGCATCGTCAGAAAGATCGCCGATCGCGTCTGCGTGATGACCAAGGGCAAGATCGTCGAGACCGGGCCGACCAGGGAGATCTTCGCCAACCCGCAACATCCTTATACGAAGCATCTGCTGGCGGCCGAGCCGAAGGGCAAGCCGCCCGCGGCCGACCCGGGTGCCAAATCCGTCATGACGGGCCAGGACATCAAGGTCTGGTTCCCGATCAAAAAGGGTTTCTTCCGCAAGACCGTCGACCATGTGAAGGCGGTGGACGGGATCGACGTCACTGTGCGGGCCGGCCAGACGCTGGGCGTGGTCGGCGAATCCGGCTCCGGCAAGACGACGCTGGGCCTGGCGCTCGCCCGCATGATCTCCTCGACGGGGACGATCACTTTCAACGGACGCGACATCGACCAGCTCTCCTTCAGCGCCATGCGGCCGCTCAGGCGCGAATTGCAGATCGTCTTCCAGGATCCGTTCGGCTCGCTCAGCCCGCGCCTCTCGGTCTCCGAGATCATCGAGGAAGGTCTGAAGATCCACGAGCCGAACCTCTCGGCCGACCAGCGCGACGACAAGGTGGTCGCCGTGCTGAAAGAGGTTGGCCTCGATCCCGAAACGCGCCACCGCTACCCGCATGAGTTTTCCGGGGGCCAGCGCCAGCGCGTCGCCATCGCCCGCGCCATGGTGCTCAACCCGCGCTTCGTGATGCTCGACGAGCCGACCTCGGCGCTCGACATGAGCGTGCAGGCGCAGGTGGTCGACCTTCTGCGCAGCCTCCAGGCCAAGCACAACCTCGCCTATCTCTTCATCAGCCACGACCTCAAGGTCGTTCGCGCCCTTGCCAACGACGTCATCGTCATGCGCAATGGCCAGATCGTCGAGGCAGGACCTTCCGAGCAGATTTTCAGCAGCCCGCAAACCGATTATACGCGAGCGCTGATGGCGGCGGCCTTCAAGATCGAGACGGCGCCCACCGGCGTGGTCAGCGAGTAG
- a CDS encoding ABC transporter permease, giving the protein MAEAAIESAPARPRRPFLSPLNQRRLQNFKANRRGYWSLWIFLFLFVLSLFSELIANDKPIIASYKGEILFPVLVAYPEEKFGGFYAVTDYRDPVIQDEINSNGWMIWPPIRYSYQTVNNAIPEPAPAKPSWLYDKTKRCSQYPKGEADENCTLGNWNWLGTDDQARDVLARVLYGFRISVLFGLILTLGSSLIGVAAGAVQGYFGGWTDLLFQRFIEIWSAIPVLYLLLIVSAILPPGFFILLGLMLLFSWVALVGVVRAEFLRARNFEYVNAARALGVPNLTIMFRHLLPNAMVATLTFLPFLLSGSISTLTSLDYLGFGLPPGSASLGELLKQAQRNLNAPWLGISGFIVISVMLSLLVFIGEATRDAFDPRKTFK; this is encoded by the coding sequence ATGGCCGAGGCTGCGATCGAAAGCGCCCCGGCGCGGCCCCGCAGGCCATTTCTTTCGCCGCTCAACCAGAGGCGGCTGCAGAATTTCAAGGCGAACCGGCGGGGCTACTGGTCGCTCTGGATCTTCCTGTTCCTGTTCGTGCTGTCACTGTTTTCCGAGCTGATTGCCAACGACAAGCCGATCATCGCCTCCTACAAGGGCGAGATCCTGTTTCCGGTCCTGGTCGCCTACCCGGAAGAGAAGTTCGGCGGTTTCTATGCCGTCACCGACTATCGCGATCCGGTGATCCAGGACGAGATCAACTCCAATGGCTGGATGATCTGGCCGCCGATCCGCTACTCCTATCAGACGGTCAACAACGCGATTCCGGAACCGGCGCCGGCAAAGCCGTCCTGGCTTTACGACAAGACGAAGCGCTGCAGCCAGTATCCGAAGGGCGAGGCCGACGAGAACTGCACCCTCGGCAACTGGAACTGGCTGGGCACGGACGACCAGGCACGCGACGTGCTGGCGCGCGTGCTCTATGGCTTCCGCATCTCGGTTCTGTTCGGCCTGATCCTGACCCTCGGCTCGTCGCTGATCGGCGTCGCGGCCGGCGCGGTGCAGGGCTATTTCGGCGGCTGGACCGATCTTCTCTTCCAGCGTTTCATCGAGATCTGGTCGGCGATCCCGGTGCTCTACCTGCTGCTTATCGTCTCGGCCATCCTGCCGCCCGGCTTCTTCATCCTGCTCGGCCTGATGTTGTTGTTCTCGTGGGTGGCGCTGGTCGGCGTGGTGCGGGCCGAATTCCTGCGCGCCCGCAACTTCGAATATGTCAACGCGGCGCGGGCGCTCGGCGTGCCGAACCTCACCATCATGTTCCGGCATCTGTTGCCGAACGCCATGGTGGCGACGCTGACCTTCCTGCCCTTCCTGCTCTCTGGCTCCATTTCGACGCTGACCTCGCTCGACTATCTCGGCTTCGGCCTGCCGCCCGGCTCGGCCTCGCTCGGCGAGTTGCTGAAGCAGGCGCAGCGCAACCTCAACGCCCCCTGGCTCGGCATCTCCGGCTTCATCGTCATCTCGGTGATGCTGTCCCTGCTGGTCTTCATCGGCGAGGCGACGCGCGACGCCTTCGATCCGCGCAAGACGTTCAAATGA
- a CDS encoding microcin C ABC transporter permease YejB: protein MGAYILRRILLMIPTLFGIMAISFAVIQFAPGGPVEQVIAKLTNQGGNDRLGSGGGDAGGGNFDVAGDVSSKYRGAQGLDPEFIKKLEKQFGFDKPPLERFGMMLWNYIRFDFGDSYFRDISVLNLILEKMPVSISIGLWITLLSYLISIPLGIRKAVKDGSTFDVWTSGVVIVGYAIPGFLFGIMLMVLFAGGSFWDWFPLRGIVSDNWDQLSWPAKIADYVWHMTLPLTALVLSAFATTTLLTKNSFLEEIRKQYVVTARAKGLSERKVLYGHVFRNAMLIVIAGFPGAFISAFFTGSLLIENIFSLDGLGLLGFKSVIDRDYPVVFATLYIFSLLGLFVGLLSDLIYTWVDPRIDFERRDI, encoded by the coding sequence ATGGGCGCCTATATCCTGCGCCGCATTCTTCTGATGATCCCGACGCTGTTCGGCATCATGGCGATCTCCTTCGCGGTCATCCAGTTCGCGCCGGGCGGCCCGGTCGAGCAGGTGATCGCCAAGCTGACCAACCAGGGCGGCAACGATCGCCTCGGCAGCGGTGGCGGCGACGCCGGCGGTGGCAATTTCGACGTTGCCGGCGATGTCAGCTCGAAATATCGCGGGGCGCAGGGGCTCGATCCCGAATTCATCAAGAAACTGGAAAAGCAGTTCGGCTTCGACAAGCCGCCGCTCGAGCGCTTCGGCATGATGCTGTGGAACTATATCCGCTTCGATTTCGGCGACAGCTATTTCCGCGATATCTCGGTGCTGAACCTGATCCTGGAGAAGATGCCGGTCTCCATCTCCATCGGCCTGTGGATCACGCTCTTGTCCTACCTGATCTCGATCCCGCTCGGCATCCGCAAGGCGGTGAAGGACGGCTCGACCTTCGACGTGTGGACCAGCGGCGTCGTCATCGTCGGCTATGCCATTCCCGGCTTCCTGTTCGGCATCATGCTCATGGTGCTGTTCGCGGGCGGGTCGTTCTGGGACTGGTTTCCGCTTCGCGGCATTGTTTCGGACAATTGGGACCAACTGTCCTGGCCCGCCAAGATCGCCGACTATGTCTGGCACATGACCCTGCCGCTGACGGCGCTCGTGCTCTCGGCTTTCGCAACGACCACCCTGCTCACCAAGAACTCTTTCCTCGAGGAAATCCGCAAGCAATATGTCGTGACGGCGCGCGCCAAGGGCCTGTCGGAGCGCAAGGTGCTCTACGGCCACGTCTTCCGCAACGCCATGCTGATCGTCATCGCCGGCTTTCCAGGCGCCTTCATCTCGGCCTTCTTCACCGGCTCGCTGCTGATCGAGAACATCTTCTCGCTCGACGGCCTCGGCTTGCTTGGCTTCAAGTCGGTGATCGACCGCGACTATCCGGTGGTGTTCGCCACCCTCTACATCTTCTCGCTGCTTGGCCTGTTCGTCGGCCTTCTCTCCGACCTGATCTACACTTGGGTCGATCCGCGCATCGACTTCGAGCGGAGAGATATCTGA
- a CDS encoding extracellular solute-binding protein has translation MERRTLLPRRDFLALGAAAAAAALLPGRAFAETPTGVELHGLSAFGDLKYKPDFTHFDYVNPNAPQGGTFNFSPPNWGANQSPQTFNTLNSFVPKGDSPQRMEMCFDSLMVRALDEPDAVYGLIAESVTLADDRNSFTFSLRPQARFHDGTPLTADDVAFTFKLLKDKGHPDYALSLTHLDDAAAKDTHTVELKFSGKQSARTILNVVGFPILSKAFFTANPFDSSQLNPPLGSSAYKVGRWSAGAWIEYERVPDYWGNDLPVNRGQNNFGRIRIEFYQDRTAGFEAFKKGEILYREEFTSRVWATAYDFPAFTGGKVIKHEFPAETTPSMQATAVNQRREQFKDPRVRQAIALCFDFEWTRRNFFYGSYERSQSCFEKSDFRASGMPTPQELALLEPLRDQLPPETFGEAVTQPPSDGSGRDRKQLSAALKLLAEAGWKRSGDFVLNDKGGRLTAEFLVDDETFVQVYSPWVANMKAIGIDASIRLVDSAQYQLRQSTFDFDLLSAAFNFSATPTRDDLEIFFHSRSAAVSGSRNLSGVASPAIDALIDAVGTAKDRESLTTAMRALDRALRARRDWIPSWYLANHRSAYWDMFGFPERKPDFGFPVEALWWVDKGKAAKIGKA, from the coding sequence ATGGAGCGGCGGACTTTGCTCCCTCGCCGCGACTTCCTGGCGCTCGGCGCCGCAGCCGCTGCCGCGGCGCTGCTGCCCGGCCGGGCCTTTGCCGAGACGCCTACCGGCGTCGAGCTGCACGGCCTGTCGGCCTTCGGCGACCTGAAATACAAGCCCGACTTCACGCATTTCGACTATGTCAATCCGAACGCCCCGCAAGGCGGCACCTTCAACTTCTCGCCGCCCAATTGGGGCGCCAACCAGAGCCCGCAGACCTTCAACACGCTGAATTCCTTCGTCCCCAAGGGCGATTCCCCGCAGCGCATGGAAATGTGCTTCGATTCGTTGATGGTGCGGGCGCTGGACGAGCCGGACGCGGTCTACGGGCTGATCGCCGAGAGTGTCACGCTCGCGGACGACCGCAACAGCTTCACCTTCTCGCTGCGCCCGCAGGCACGCTTCCATGACGGCACGCCGCTCACCGCCGACGATGTCGCCTTCACCTTCAAGCTGTTGAAGGACAAAGGGCATCCGGACTACGCGCTATCGCTGACGCATCTGGATGACGCTGCGGCGAAGGACACCCACACGGTCGAGCTCAAATTCTCCGGCAAGCAGTCGGCCCGCACGATCCTCAATGTGGTCGGGTTCCCGATCCTTTCGAAGGCCTTCTTCACGGCCAACCCGTTCGATTCCTCGCAGCTCAATCCGCCGCTCGGCTCAAGCGCCTATAAGGTCGGGCGCTGGTCGGCGGGCGCCTGGATCGAATATGAGCGCGTGCCCGACTATTGGGGCAATGACCTGCCGGTCAACCGCGGCCAGAACAATTTCGGGCGCATCCGTATCGAATTCTACCAGGATCGCACGGCCGGCTTCGAGGCCTTCAAGAAGGGAGAGATCCTCTACCGCGAGGAATTCACCTCGCGTGTCTGGGCAACGGCCTACGACTTTCCGGCCTTCACCGGCGGCAAGGTGATCAAACATGAATTCCCCGCCGAAACCACGCCTTCCATGCAGGCCACGGCGGTCAACCAGCGGCGGGAGCAATTCAAGGATCCGCGCGTGCGGCAGGCGATCGCGCTCTGCTTCGATTTCGAATGGACGCGGCGCAACTTCTTCTACGGTTCCTATGAGCGCTCGCAATCCTGCTTCGAGAAATCCGACTTCCGCGCCTCTGGCATGCCAACACCGCAGGAACTGGCGCTGCTTGAGCCGCTGCGCGACCAGTTGCCGCCGGAGACCTTTGGTGAGGCGGTGACGCAACCGCCATCGGACGGGTCCGGGCGTGACCGCAAGCAGTTGAGCGCTGCGCTGAAGCTGCTCGCCGAGGCCGGCTGGAAACGCTCCGGCGATTTCGTGCTCAACGACAAGGGCGGGCGGCTGACCGCCGAATTCCTGGTCGACGACGAGACCTTCGTGCAAGTCTATTCGCCCTGGGTCGCCAACATGAAGGCCATCGGCATCGATGCCTCGATCCGCCTGGTGGATTCAGCGCAGTACCAGCTCAGGCAATCGACATTCGATTTCGACCTTCTCTCGGCCGCCTTCAATTTCAGCGCCACGCCGACCCGCGACGATCTGGAAATCTTCTTCCATTCGCGCAGCGCCGCAGTGTCTGGCTCGCGCAACCTGTCGGGAGTCGCAAGCCCGGCGATCGATGCGTTGATCGATGCCGTCGGCACCGCCAAGGACCGCGAAAGCCTGACCACCGCCATGCGCGCGCTGGACCGGGCCTTGCGCGCGCGGCGCGATTGGATTCCAAGTTGGTATCTGGCGAATCACCGAAGCGCCTATTGGGACATGTTCGGCTTCCCCGAACGGAAACCCGATTTCGGCTTTCCGGTCGAGGCGCTGTGGTGGGTCGACAAGGGCAAGGCGGCAAAGATTGGCAAAGCCTGA